In the Streptomyces sp. f51 genome, one interval contains:
- a CDS encoding D-alanyl-D-alanine carboxypeptidase, with amino-acid sequence MITGIKGTRFRRAAAVTLTTGAVLAAGAFGAAPAGAVATPTIVAKGGYVMNNGTAASLYGKAADTRRSTGSTTKIMTAKVVLAQPNLNLDAKVTIQKAYSDYIVANTASSAHLIVGDKVTVRQLLYGLMLPSGCDAAYALADKFGSGTTRAARVKSFIGKMNAAATSLHLTNTHFDSFDGIGNGANYSTPRDLTKIASSAMKNSMFRTIVKTKSYTAKTVTASNTPRTMAAWLNTNGLLSSYSGTIGVKTGSGPEAGKCLVFAATRNGKTVIGTVLASTSIASREADAKALMNYAFGR; translated from the coding sequence TTGATTACCGGCATTAAGGGCACGCGTTTCCGCAGGGCCGCCGCTGTGACCCTCACGACCGGCGCCGTGCTGGCAGCCGGAGCCTTCGGCGCCGCACCCGCGGGCGCCGTCGCCACGCCCACCATCGTCGCCAAGGGCGGCTACGTGATGAACAACGGGACGGCCGCGTCCCTGTACGGCAAGGCGGCGGACACCCGTCGTTCCACCGGTTCCACCACGAAGATCATGACGGCCAAGGTGGTTCTGGCCCAGCCGAACCTGAACCTGGACGCCAAGGTCACGATCCAGAAGGCCTACAGCGACTACATCGTCGCCAACACCGCCTCCTCGGCCCACCTGATCGTCGGCGACAAGGTCACCGTCCGTCAGCTGCTCTACGGTCTGATGCTGCCGTCCGGCTGCGACGCGGCCTACGCGCTCGCCGACAAGTTCGGCTCGGGCACCACGCGCGCCGCCCGTGTGAAGTCGTTCATCGGCAAGATGAACGCGGCCGCGACCAGCCTCCACCTGACGAACACGCACTTCGACTCGTTCGACGGCATTGGCAACGGTGCGAACTATTCGACACCGCGTGACCTGACGAAGATCGCCAGCAGCGCCATGAAGAACTCCATGTTCCGCACGATCGTCAAGACGAAGTCGTACACGGCGAAGACCGTGACGGCGAGTAACACGCCGCGGACCATGGCGGCGTGGCTCAACACAAACGGTCTGCTCAGCAGCTACAGCGGCACCATCGGCGTGAAGACCGGGTCCGGTCCCGAAGCCGGGAAGTGCCTCGTCTTCGCCGCCACCCGCAACGGCAAGACGGTCATCGGGACGGTGCTTGCCTCGACATCCATCGCGTCCCGTGAGGCGGACGCCAAGGCGCTCAT
- a CDS encoding GntR family transcriptional regulator, which translates to MPSAPPAPVQTPVKQPPAADRVYAHVKDGVLERRYEGGSLLTEGELADAVGVSRTPVREALLRLEAEGLIKLYPKKGALVLPVSAQEIADVVETRQLVEEHAARKAVPASPRLLARLEELLERQKEQAAAGDLAAAAVTDRCFHAEIVRSGGNEILSRLYDQLRDRQLRMGVAVMHAHPDRITKTLVEHEQILRALRSGDADAVVGLIHGHVSWFSNLARGEVR; encoded by the coding sequence ATGCCTTCAGCCCCACCCGCGCCCGTGCAGACCCCCGTCAAACAGCCGCCGGCCGCCGACCGCGTCTACGCCCACGTCAAGGACGGGGTCCTGGAGCGCCGTTACGAGGGCGGGTCCCTGCTCACCGAGGGCGAACTCGCCGACGCCGTGGGCGTGTCCCGCACCCCGGTCCGCGAGGCGCTGCTCCGCCTGGAGGCGGAGGGCCTGATCAAGCTCTACCCGAAGAAGGGCGCGCTCGTCCTGCCCGTCTCCGCGCAAGAGATCGCGGACGTGGTCGAGACCCGCCAGCTCGTGGAGGAGCACGCGGCCCGCAAGGCCGTACCGGCGTCGCCGCGGCTCCTGGCCCGGCTGGAGGAACTGCTCGAACGGCAGAAGGAGCAGGCAGCCGCCGGGGATCTGGCCGCCGCCGCCGTCACCGACCGCTGCTTCCACGCCGAGATCGTCCGCAGCGGCGGCAACGAGATCCTCTCCCGGCTCTACGACCAGCTCCGCGACCGGCAGCTGAGGATGGGGGTCGCCGTGATGCACGCCCACCCCGACCGGATCACCAAGACGCTCGTCGAGCACGAGCAGATCCTGCGGGCGCTGCGCTCGGGGGACGCCGACGCGGTCGTCGGCCTCATCCACGGACACGTCAGCTGGTTCTCCAACCTGGCCCGGGGCGAGGTCCGATGA
- a CDS encoding MFS transporter: protein MSSPATLPGDPPGGRRAMAVWGIGVSVYFVAVIFRTSLGVAGLDAAERFHVGASALSTFSILQLLVYAGMQIPVGLLVDRLGTKKVLTIGVLLFTAGQLGFAFSSSYGMALASRALLGCGDAMTFISVLRLGTRWFPARRGPLVAQLAGLAGMAGNLVSTLVIARLLHGVGWTAAFAGSAAAGVLVLVLLLLFLEDHPEGHLPEPFPHRGSAYVRRQIAAAWREPGTRLGLWVHFTTQFPAMVFLLLWGMPFLVQAQGLTRATAGELLTLVVLANMGAGLVYGQIVARHHTARLPLALGTVAATAVVWAGVLVYPGEHAPMWLLVVLCTVLGFCGPASMLGFDFARPANPPERQGTASGITNMGGFVASMTTLLAIGVLLDATGDNYRIAFASVFVLQAAGLSQIFRLRKQAARRERERLVASRVETVHVPA, encoded by the coding sequence ATGAGCTCCCCGGCCACCCTGCCGGGCGACCCGCCCGGCGGCCGGCGCGCGATGGCCGTCTGGGGCATCGGCGTCTCGGTCTACTTCGTCGCGGTCATCTTCCGTACGTCCCTGGGGGTGGCCGGGCTCGACGCCGCGGAGCGCTTCCACGTGGGCGCCTCCGCCCTGTCCACCTTCTCCATCCTCCAGCTCCTCGTGTACGCGGGCATGCAGATACCCGTCGGGCTGCTGGTCGACCGGCTCGGCACCAAGAAGGTGCTGACCATCGGCGTCCTGCTGTTCACGGCGGGGCAACTGGGCTTCGCGTTCTCCTCGTCGTACGGCATGGCGCTCGCCTCGCGCGCACTGCTCGGCTGCGGTGACGCGATGACCTTCATCAGCGTGCTGCGCCTCGGCACCCGGTGGTTCCCCGCCCGGCGCGGACCGCTCGTCGCCCAGCTCGCGGGTCTGGCCGGCATGGCCGGCAACCTCGTCTCGACGCTCGTGATCGCCCGGCTGCTGCACGGCGTGGGCTGGACGGCCGCGTTCGCCGGCAGCGCCGCCGCCGGTGTGCTCGTCCTCGTCCTGCTGCTGCTGTTCCTGGAGGACCACCCCGAGGGCCATCTCCCGGAGCCGTTCCCCCACCGGGGCTCCGCCTACGTCCGCCGGCAGATCGCCGCGGCCTGGCGGGAGCCCGGCACCCGGCTCGGCCTGTGGGTGCACTTCACCACGCAGTTCCCGGCGATGGTGTTCCTGCTGCTGTGGGGGATGCCGTTCCTCGTCCAGGCGCAGGGCCTGACCCGGGCCACGGCCGGTGAGCTGCTGACGCTCGTCGTCCTGGCCAACATGGGCGCCGGGCTGGTCTACGGACAGATCGTCGCCCGGCATCACACCGCCCGGCTGCCGCTCGCGCTGGGCACGGTCGCGGCGACGGCGGTCGTGTGGGCGGGGGTGCTGGTGTACCCGGGCGAGCACGCGCCGATGTGGCTGCTGGTCGTGCTGTGCACGGTGCTCGGGTTCTGCGGTCCGGCCTCGATGCTCGGCTTCGACTTCGCGCGTCCGGCGAATCCGCCGGAGCGTCAGGGAACGGCGTCCGGGATCACCAACATGGGTGGTTTCGTCGCCTCGATGACGACGCTGCTGGCCATCGGTGTCCTGCTCGACGCCACCGGCGACAACTACCGGATCGCCTTCGCCTCCGTGTTCGTGCTCCAGGCGGCGGGGCTGAGCCAGATCTTCCGGCTGCGGAAGCAGGCGGCCCGCCGGGAGCGGGAGCGGCTCGTGGCCAGCCGGGTGGAGACGGTGCACGTACCGGCGTGA
- a CDS encoding maleylpyruvate isomerase family mycothiol-dependent enzyme, whose protein sequence is MSLHPSLQSYADAWAHSIEAISELVQPLVEGEWNRRTPCPGWSVRDIVSHVIGMDCEMLGDPRPIHTLPRDLYHVTNEHQRYMEMQVDVRRHHTAPEMTSELEYTVIRRNRQLRNESRQPDAKVRGPLGTEITLEQAMLKRAFDVWVHEQDLRYTLGRPGNLDSPGSAVVRDQLLAALPKVVAKGAGAPANSAVVFDVHGPVEFLRTVRVDADGRGTIDGAPSLGPAVSLGLDWETFVRLACGRVHPDTVSDRIKVEGDPDLAAAILRNFAVTP, encoded by the coding sequence GTGAGTCTGCATCCGAGTCTTCAGTCCTACGCCGACGCCTGGGCCCACTCGATCGAAGCGATATCCGAGCTGGTGCAGCCGCTTGTGGAGGGCGAGTGGAACCGGCGGACTCCGTGCCCCGGCTGGTCGGTCCGTGACATCGTCTCGCATGTCATCGGGATGGACTGCGAGATGCTCGGCGACCCGCGGCCGATCCACACCCTGCCCCGCGACCTCTACCACGTGACGAACGAACACCAGCGGTACATGGAGATGCAGGTCGACGTGCGCCGCCACCACACGGCGCCGGAGATGACCTCCGAGCTGGAGTACACGGTCATCCGCCGCAACCGGCAGCTGCGGAACGAGTCGCGGCAGCCCGACGCCAAGGTGCGGGGCCCGCTCGGCACCGAGATCACCCTCGAACAGGCGATGCTCAAGCGCGCCTTCGACGTGTGGGTGCACGAGCAGGACCTGCGGTACACGCTGGGCCGGCCCGGGAACCTGGACTCCCCCGGTTCGGCGGTCGTGCGGGACCAGTTGCTGGCCGCGCTGCCGAAGGTCGTCGCCAAGGGCGCGGGGGCGCCGGCGAACTCCGCGGTCGTCTTCGACGTGCACGGTCCGGTCGAGTTCCTGCGCACCGTCCGTGTCGACGCCGACGGACGCGGGACGATAGACGGTGCGCCCTCCCTCGGTCCCGCGGTGAGCCTCGGCCTCGACTGGGAGACCTTCGTCCGGCTGGCCTGCGGCCGCGTCCACCCCGACACCGTGTCCGACCGCATCAAGGTCGAGGGCGACCCCGACCTGGCCGCGGCGATCCTGCGCAACTTCGCCGTCACGCCGTAG
- a CDS encoding carbon-nitrogen family hydrolase, producing the protein MRASLLQIDVNEDESVASRRLRVADLVRDQAGTDLVVLPELWTTGAFAYEEFREQAEPLDGPTHEAMSKAASDAGVWLHAGSIPELAAGTGSAAEAPLYNTSLIYSPAGERVAAYRKIHRFGFDQGEAVLMSAGADLVTVPLPETVLGLATCYDLRFPELFRGLIDAGAQTLVLSAGWPERRRAHWTLLARARAVENQAYVLACGTAGTHAGVPQAGHSIVVDPWGEVLAEAGPGEEILTVDFDPAKVAETREQFPALKDRLLGLAIPPR; encoded by the coding sequence GTGCGCGCCTCGCTCCTCCAGATCGACGTAAACGAAGACGAATCGGTCGCTTCCCGCCGGCTCCGGGTCGCGGACCTGGTACGCGATCAAGCCGGAACCGATCTCGTCGTGCTCCCCGAGCTGTGGACCACCGGCGCCTTCGCCTACGAGGAGTTCCGTGAGCAGGCCGAACCGCTGGACGGACCGACCCACGAGGCGATGAGCAAGGCGGCGAGCGACGCGGGCGTGTGGCTGCACGCCGGCTCGATCCCCGAACTCGCCGCCGGGACCGGCTCCGCGGCCGAGGCACCCCTCTACAACACCTCCCTGATCTACTCCCCCGCGGGCGAACGCGTCGCCGCCTACCGCAAGATCCACCGCTTCGGCTTCGACCAGGGCGAGGCCGTGCTGATGAGCGCGGGCGCGGACCTGGTGACGGTGCCGCTGCCGGAGACCGTCCTCGGCCTGGCCACCTGCTACGACCTCCGGTTCCCCGAGCTCTTCCGCGGACTGATCGACGCGGGGGCGCAGACCCTCGTCCTCTCCGCCGGCTGGCCCGAACGGCGCCGCGCCCACTGGACCCTGCTCGCGCGGGCGCGCGCCGTCGAGAACCAGGCGTACGTCCTCGCCTGCGGAACGGCTGGTACGCACGCGGGAGTTCCCCAGGCCGGTCACTCGATCGTGGTCGACCCGTGGGGCGAGGTCCTCGCCGAGGCGGGTCCCGGCGAGGAGATCCTGACCGTGGACTTCGACCCGGCGAAGGTCGCGGAGACCCGGGAACAGTTCCCGGCCCTGAAGGACCGCCTCCTCGGCCTGGCGATCCCGCCCCGCTGA
- a CDS encoding LURP-one-related family protein translates to MRYLVRDRLLGFGDDYWIEDDHGNKVFLVDGKAMRLRDTFQLKDTRGRVLIDIHQKMLALRDTMIIERDGDPLATIKRKRLSLLRNHYRVSLVDGTELDVSGKILDREFAVDYDNELLAQISRRWLHLRDTYGVDVVREDADPALLIAVAVCVIHLAEKERGDD, encoded by the coding sequence ATGAGATACCTCGTGCGCGACCGGCTGCTCGGTTTCGGTGACGACTACTGGATCGAGGACGACCACGGCAACAAGGTCTTCCTCGTCGACGGCAAGGCCATGCGGCTGCGGGACACCTTCCAGCTGAAGGACACCCGCGGCCGCGTCCTGATCGACATCCACCAGAAGATGCTCGCGCTGCGCGACACCATGATCATCGAGCGGGACGGCGATCCGCTCGCGACCATCAAGCGCAAGCGGCTGTCCCTGCTCCGCAATCACTATCGCGTGTCGCTGGTCGACGGCACCGAACTCGACGTCAGCGGCAAGATCCTCGACCGCGAGTTCGCCGTCGACTACGACAACGAACTCCTGGCCCAGATCTCCCGGCGCTGGCTCCACCTGCGCGACACCTACGGCGTCGACGTCGTACGGGAGGACGCCGATCCGGCGCTGCTGATCGCGGTCGCGGTGTGCGTGATCCACCTCGCGGAGAAGGAACGGGGGGACGACTGA